A window of the Gossypium hirsutum isolate 1008001.06 chromosome A03, Gossypium_hirsutum_v2.1, whole genome shotgun sequence genome harbors these coding sequences:
- the LOC107887398 gene encoding protein BIG GRAIN 1-like E: MSVTGVSDPDRMLKKSFHRRNDSGELDVFEAARYFSGYNEASSYNCATFTQKIMREERQPWRGGRVSLDVPMRNPLPQQVHVVDKQIKDKKYKQPSSPGGRLASFLNSLFNQTGSKKKSKSTTQSMKGEEESPSGRRKRRSSISHFRSSSTAETKSLYSASSSGFRTPPLYAHTPTKSYREFSSYSDHREVLSLSKNNIGQTKPIALENAATDDKRNITEKLKFNNGHSEKHKNLDVCHQEKGRNCGNRYPSEEKEIRTFNETDDGADSDSSSDLFELQNYDLGIYSSGGLPVYETTHMDTIKRGTPISNGAL; this comes from the coding sequence ATGTCTGTAACAGGAGTTTCAGACCCTGACAGAATGTTGAAGAAGTCATTCCATCGAAGGAATGACTCCGGTGAGCTCGATGTATTCGAAGCTGCACGGTATTTCTCGGGGTACAATGAAGCATCTAGCTATAACTGTGCGACATTCACTCAGAAAATCATGCGGGAAGAGAGGCAGCCATGGAGGGGAGGCAGGGTCAGCTTGGATGTACCCATGAGGAACCCTCTTCCCCAGCAAGTTCATGTGGTGGACAAGCAAATTAAGGATAAGAAATACAAGCAGCCAAGCTCTCCTGGTGGAAGACTTGCTAGCTTCTTGAACTCTCTTTTCAATCAAACAGGTTCCAAGAAGAAATCAAAATCCACCACACAGTCCATGAAAGGTGAAGAAGAGAGTCCTAGTGGGAGAAGGAAAAGGAGGAGCAGTATTAGCCATTTTCGTAGCTCTAGTACAGCTGAAACGAAGTCGCTTTATTCTGCCTCAAGCTCTGGTTTCAGGACGCCGCCTCTTTATGCACATACTCCTACGAAAAGCTACAGGGAGTTTAGCAGCTATTCGGATCATAGAGAGGTTTTATCTCTGTCCAAGAACAACATTGGACAGACAAAACCAATAGCTTTAGAAAATGCTGCCACTGATGACAAAAGGAATATAACAGAGAAACTGAAGTTCAATAATGGCCACTCAGAGAAACACAAGAACCTCGATGTTTGTCATCAGGAGAAGGGTAGGAATTGTGGTAATCGGTATCCATCAGAGGAGAAAGAAATCAGGACGTTCAATGAGACTGATGATGGTGCAGATAGTGATTCAAGCTCTGATCTGTTCGAGCTGCAAAACTACGATTTAGGCATTTACTCCAGTGGTGGTTTGCCTGTGTATGAAACTACACATATGGACACCATCAAGAGGGGTACACCAATTTCCAATGGTGCCCTATGA